Proteins encoded within one genomic window of Ranitomeya variabilis isolate aRanVar5 chromosome 4, aRanVar5.hap1, whole genome shotgun sequence:
- the LOC143767840 gene encoding olfactory receptor 6N1-like translates to MLFFFFTGSMQSMYINASKVHYIILSGFLDLQDFHGLFFTIFLFIYLFIVFGNGLIILLILTEPSLRLPMYFFIGALSCIEICYTAITIPKMLADLLAEEKKTSFGGCLLQAYFLHVLGVAECSMLTLMAFDRYLAICKPLRYFTIMTTGLFMRLVFICLLWSLCSPVVETILIFQLPFCGPNRIENIFCDFPPLIDLACSDTRFLKTVESALSSMIMLNFLCVLLSYMKILFDILKIKSEVGRQKAFSTCGTHLIVVVLFFGSIGFMYIRTTKSYSPEYNRAVSLTFAVFIPLANPVIYGLRNQEIKKSLKKLCNCFSLKHNL, encoded by the coding sequence atgcttttttttttttttacaggaagtaTGCAAAGTATGTACATCAATGCCAGCAAAGTCCATTACATTATTTTATCTGGATTTCTGGACCTACAAGATTTCCATGGTTTATTCTTCACAATATTTCTTTTTATCTACTTATTTATCGTTTTTGGCAATGGGTTGATAATACTCTTGATCTTGACTGAACCCAGTCTCCGGTTACCTATGTACTTCTTCATTGGGGCTTTATCCTGTATAGAAATCTGTTATACAGCCATTACTATCCCTAAAATGTTGGCTGATCTATTGGCTGAGGAGAAGAAGACCTCTTTTGGTGGTTGCCTTCTACAAGCTTACTTCCTACATGTACTGGGTGTTGCCGAATGTTCCATGCTCACATTAATGGCTTTTGACCGGTATCTGGCCATCTGCAAACCGTTACGATACTTCACCATTATGACTACTGGGTTGTTTATGAGATTAGTCTTTATATGTCTTCTGTGGTCATTGTGTTCTCCAGTTGTGGAAACAATTTTAATATTTCAACTTCCTTTCTGTGGTCCAAATCGGATAGAGAACATTTTCTGTGATTTTCCTCCTCTCATTGATTTAGCCTGTTCAGACACCAGATTCCTTAAGACGGTGGAGTCTGCCCTTAGCTCGATGATCATGTTGAATTTCTTGTGTGTTCTTCTTTCTTACATGAAGATTTTATTTGATATTCTGAAGATTAAGTCTGAAGTTGGACGTCAGAAAGCCTTCTCGACTTGCGGGACTCATCTTATTGTCGTGGTATTATTTTTTGGCAGCATTGGTTTCATGTATATACGCACCACCAAGTCCTATTCTCCAGAGTACAACCGGGCTGTTAGTCTCACCTTTGCTGTTTTTATACCTTTAGCTAACCCTGTCATATATGGCTTGAGAAATCaggaaataaaaaaatctttaaaaaaactcTGCAATTGCTTTAGCTTGAAACACAATTTATGA